In the genome of Planctomycetota bacterium, the window CCGCTCCCGGGGGCGCCGATCCGGCCGCCGCGAGATTCGCCGAAGCGCCGTGACGAAAATCGTGCCCTGAAACGTTCCCCGACCGTAGAGTAGGAGGACCGGAGCGGGACCGAACGATTCCGGAGAAGCCTCGATTCATGCGCGCTCGGCGTTCCCCCCTTCTCCTCCTCGCGCTGGCCGGATCCGCCGCGGCGGTCCAGGACCTCTCGCCCGAGGAATCCGTCCGCCGCATGAGGGTTCCCGAAGGCTTCGAGGTCACCCTCACGGCGTCGGAACCCCAGATCCGCCAGCCGGTCACGATGAGCTTCGACGATCGCGGGCGAATCTGGGTCCTTCAGTACCTCCAGTACCCGACCCCCGCGGGGCTCAAACCCGTCCGGGTGGACGAGTATCTGCGCACCGTGTATGACCGCGTCCCCGAGCCGCCTCCCCGAGGCCCCCGCGGCGCCGACCGGATCACGATCCTTGAAGACCGCAACGGCGACGGCTTCTACGAAACGGCCAAGGATTTCGTCACGGGCCTCAACCTCGCCAGCGGCCTGTGCCTGGGACGCGGCGGCGTCTTCGTCGCCCAGCCGCCGTACCTTCTCTTCTACCCGGACCGCGACGGCGACGACGTGCCCGACGCCGATCCCGAGGTCCTCCTCGAAGGGTTCGGCATGGAGGACGCTCACGCCTTCGCCAACTCCCTGCAGTGGGGACCCGACGGATGGCTCTACGGCGCCCACGGCAGCACCGTGACCGCCCGCATCCGCGGCATCGAGTTCCAGCAGGGCATCTGGCGCTACCACCCCGTCACGAAAGAGTTCGAGCTGTATGCCGAGGGCGGCGGGAATACCTGGGGACTGGACTTCGACCGGCACGGCCACGCCCTCGCGGGGACCAACTGGTCCTCTTTCGCCTGCCTCCATCAGGTCCAGGGCGGCTATTACATCAAAGGCTTCGCCAAGCACGGCCCGCTCCACAACCCCTATGCGTTCGGCTATTTCGACCACGTCCCCTATGCGGGCTTCAAAGGAGGCCACGTCACCTGCGGCGGCGTTCTCTACCTCGGAGGCGCCTTCCCGCCCGCTTTCCACGACACCTACATCGCCGCCAACCCCCTCTCCAACGC includes:
- a CDS encoding PVC-type heme-binding CxxCH protein; translation: MRARRSPLLLLALAGSAAAVQDLSPEESVRRMRVPEGFEVTLTASEPQIRQPVTMSFDDRGRIWVLQYLQYPTPAGLKPVRVDEYLRTVYDRVPEPPPRGPRGADRITILEDRNGDGFYETAKDFVTGLNLASGLCLGRGGVFVAQPPYLLFYPDRDGDDVPDADPEVLLEGFGMEDAHAFANSLQWGPDGWLYGAHGSTVTARIRGIEFQQGIWRYHPVTKEFELYAEGGGNTWGLDFDRHGHALAGTNWSSFACLHQVQGGYYIKGFAKHGPLHNPYAFGYFDHVPYAGFKGGHVTCGGVLYLGGAFPPAFHDTYIAANPLSNAVHWHLLERKGSSFTARHGGELLVSDDPWFRPIDCLVGPDGALYVVDWYDARLNHVDPRDTWDRRNGRIYRVAPRGLPKPAPPL